A window from Alkalicoccobacillus plakortidis encodes these proteins:
- a CDS encoding pseudouridine synthase, protein MERLQKVIAHAGIASRRKAEELILQGRVTVNGKPVTELGVKVQANRDKIEVDGVPIDKEEPVYFLLYKPSGVISSVSDDRDRTVVTDFLHVEQRVFPVGRLDYETSGLILLTNDGEFANLLMHPRHTINKVYVAKVEGIPSKESLKQLERGVMLEDGKTAPAQVKLMTVDKKKNTAIVRLSIHEGRNRQVRRMFEAVGHQVRKLKREEYSFLTLKGMNPGDVRPLKPIEVKHLRELAVTKPS, encoded by the coding sequence ATGGAACGGTTACAAAAAGTGATAGCCCATGCAGGCATCGCATCACGACGCAAGGCAGAAGAATTAATCCTGCAAGGACGGGTGACAGTGAACGGAAAACCCGTGACTGAACTGGGCGTCAAAGTACAAGCAAATCGAGACAAAATTGAAGTTGATGGAGTGCCAATTGATAAAGAGGAACCTGTTTATTTCTTGTTGTACAAGCCAAGTGGCGTTATTTCAAGTGTCAGTGACGATCGAGATCGGACAGTTGTTACAGATTTTCTCCATGTTGAACAGCGTGTATTTCCTGTTGGACGACTAGACTATGAAACATCAGGACTAATCCTGCTAACAAATGACGGCGAATTCGCTAACTTATTAATGCACCCGCGTCATACCATTAATAAGGTCTATGTGGCAAAAGTAGAAGGTATCCCGAGTAAAGAAAGCCTGAAACAGCTTGAACGAGGTGTCATGCTTGAAGATGGAAAAACGGCTCCAGCTCAAGTCAAACTCATGACAGTTGATAAGAAAAAGAACACTGCCATTGTTCGATTAAGCATTCATGAAGGGCGTAATCGCCAAGTTCGTCGTATGTTTGAAGCAGTAGGACATCAAGTACGAAAGCTTAAGCGTGAAGAATATAGTTTCCTGACTTTAAAGGGAATGAACCCAGGTGATGTAAGACCACTTAAACCAATTGAAGTGAAACATTTACGCGAGTTGGCTGTCACGAAACCGTCATAA
- the resA gene encoding thiol-disulfide oxidoreductase ResA yields the protein MLKLGNATIDFSLEDLAGDKHQLSDYEGQGVMLNFWGTYCAPCEREMPYMESLYQEYSNKGVEILAVNVNEAPLAVNTFVNRYDLSFPILLDRGMDVTGAYGVRPLPTTILINESGMITKVHQGEMTETMIDEFLESIVPEE from the coding sequence TTGCTCAAGCTTGGAAACGCGACGATTGATTTTTCTTTAGAGGACCTAGCAGGTGACAAGCATCAGCTATCAGACTATGAAGGACAAGGTGTCATGCTTAATTTTTGGGGTACATACTGTGCACCATGTGAAAGAGAAATGCCTTATATGGAATCACTGTATCAAGAATACAGCAATAAAGGTGTAGAAATACTTGCTGTTAATGTAAATGAAGCACCACTTGCAGTTAATACATTTGTGAACCGTTATGATCTTAGTTTTCCAATTTTATTAGATAGAGGCATGGATGTAACCGGTGCATACGGAGTTCGTCCGCTTCCAACCACTATCCTCATAAATGAAAGCGGTATGATTACAAAGGTTCATCAAGGTGAAATGACAGAAACCATGATCGATGAATTTCTTGAATCCATTGTGCCAGAAGAGTAA
- the resB gene encoding cytochrome c biogenesis protein ResB translates to MENVRCECGQSNSEGTLICQRCGKPLEQQEAEASLLNMRYEGAARRSITYRRTIIDKIWVFFSSVKVGIWILVILLLASALGSVFPQEVFIPPDQNASVYYKQEYGFLGQLYYDLGFHNLYGSWWYMLLLASLGISLIIASLDRVVPLYKSLSKQRITRHPMFLKKQRVFSKTAAESSEQDHMIQVFKANLTKKHYKIREENGNLLAEKNRFARWGPYVNHVGIIIFLIGCMLRYFPGMYVDETMWVREGEEAKVPATDSTLYLHNEQFFVEYYDEADPTFQDALERNGDPVVKTFQTDAVLLETDETNVIGLAGEKKEVARHEIRVNEPLTYEGLSLYQTQYKLNELNELSFTLENKESGETYGRMDVDLFDPEEVYELEDGYRVEVMGYFPDYFMNDQNQPATRSRVPDNPYFFFKMFTPETPEGEVSFVGIQDNREPLGETEYKMTFVDVVMKNVSILTVRKDYTIPFLIVGASIFMIGLIQGAYWTHRRIWLQKVEDEWWMAGHTNKSWIALQREMSFVTEGTDLQKPVDQSEKKSTEQNQSQEG, encoded by the coding sequence ATGGAAAACGTACGTTGTGAATGTGGACAATCAAATTCTGAAGGTACGCTAATCTGCCAAAGATGTGGGAAACCTCTTGAACAACAGGAAGCAGAAGCGTCATTACTAAATATGCGATATGAAGGAGCAGCACGTCGCTCCATAACCTATAGACGTACAATTATAGATAAGATCTGGGTGTTTTTTTCTTCTGTAAAAGTCGGGATATGGATATTAGTCATTCTTCTTTTGGCTTCAGCCTTAGGTAGTGTGTTTCCTCAGGAAGTATTTATTCCACCTGATCAGAATGCGTCTGTTTATTATAAACAAGAATATGGATTTTTAGGACAATTATATTACGATTTAGGGTTTCATAATTTATATGGTTCATGGTGGTACATGCTCCTGCTAGCTTCACTTGGAATCTCATTAATTATCGCAAGTCTAGATCGAGTTGTACCGTTGTATAAATCATTATCAAAACAACGTATTACTAGACATCCTATGTTTTTAAAAAAACAACGGGTCTTTTCAAAGACTGCTGCCGAATCATCAGAGCAAGACCACATGATTCAAGTGTTTAAAGCAAACCTAACAAAAAAGCATTACAAGATTAGAGAAGAAAATGGCAACCTGTTGGCCGAAAAAAATCGATTTGCTAGATGGGGACCATATGTAAACCATGTAGGCATAATTATTTTTCTTATTGGCTGTATGCTGCGATATTTTCCGGGAATGTATGTAGATGAAACGATGTGGGTACGAGAGGGAGAAGAAGCAAAAGTACCTGCAACCGATTCCACATTATACCTACACAATGAACAATTCTTTGTCGAATATTATGATGAGGCAGATCCAACTTTTCAGGATGCACTTGAACGAAATGGCGATCCAGTTGTCAAAACCTTTCAGACTGACGCCGTTTTATTAGAAACAGATGAAACAAACGTTATCGGGCTAGCTGGAGAGAAAAAAGAAGTAGCTAGACATGAGATTCGAGTGAATGAACCATTAACCTATGAAGGTTTATCCTTATATCAAACACAATATAAATTAAACGAACTTAATGAACTATCCTTTACGTTAGAAAATAAAGAGTCAGGTGAAACATATGGTCGAATGGATGTGGATTTGTTTGACCCTGAAGAAGTATATGAGCTTGAAGACGGTTATCGAGTAGAAGTAATGGGCTATTTTCCAGATTATTTTATGAATGATCAGAATCAGCCTGCTACTCGCTCTCGAGTGCCTGATAACCCGTATTTTTTCTTTAAGATGTTCACACCTGAGACACCTGAAGGAGAAGTGAGTTTTGTTGGTATACAAGATAATCGGGAGCCGCTTGGTGAGACCGAGTACAAGATGACATTTGTTGATGTTGTGATGAAAAACGTTAGTATTTTAACGGTTCGAAAAGATTATACCATTCCATTTTTAATCGTTGGTGCTTCTATTTTTATGATTGGTCTGATACAAGGAGCCTATTGGACTCACAGACGAATTTGGTTGCAAAAAGTAGAGGATGAATGGTGGATGGCTGGTCATACAAATAAAAGCTGGATTGCATTGCAGCGAGAGATGTCCTTTGTAACAGAAGGAACAGACCTTCAAAAACCAGTTGATCAATCAGAGAAAAAATCAACAGAGCAGAACCAATCTCAGGAGGGTTAA
- the ccsB gene encoding c-type cytochrome biogenesis protein CcsB codes for MAATSGTLMLIAFFLYLASTIAFAVAVTGKKWRNKQGEMKGNQWGRFGFIFSILASICSLGYFVIRWTVAGHPPVSNMFEYMTFLGIAMGLAFILIFSLYRNNVIGMFTMPTVMLLIAYASLFPREVAPLIPALQSNWLKIHVITTALGQGILAIGFAAGLVYLIRTIDYTKPGLKTAALEWIMYAITSLIGYIGVGYLFRMFNYEAIFTYINELDVEAEMTYTLPALVGPNEGQLLTDGRMDPLFNVWASIRSDDLNTVIWSFISGAVVYFLLRIVLRKRIGHAIQPLLKSVNPEQVDEVSYRAIAIGFPVFALGGLVFAMIWAQIAWTRFWGWDPKEVWALITFLFYAVYLHLRLSNGWHGEKSAWLCVIGFAIIMFNLVFVNLVIVGLHSYA; via the coding sequence ATGGCGGCGACAAGTGGGACTTTAATGCTGATCGCCTTTTTTCTTTATCTCGCATCGACAATTGCATTTGCCGTTGCTGTAACAGGGAAAAAATGGCGAAACAAACAAGGGGAAATGAAAGGGAATCAATGGGGACGTTTTGGCTTTATTTTTAGTATTCTCGCATCCATTTGCTCTTTAGGATACTTTGTTATCCGTTGGACCGTTGCGGGACACCCGCCCGTAAGTAATATGTTTGAATATATGACGTTCCTTGGTATTGCCATGGGACTAGCCTTTATTTTAATATTTAGCCTCTACAGAAATAATGTCATTGGCATGTTTACAATGCCAACCGTGATGCTTTTAATTGCGTATGCTTCGTTGTTTCCAAGAGAAGTTGCACCGCTTATTCCGGCTCTACAAAGTAACTGGTTAAAGATTCACGTCATTACCACTGCACTTGGTCAAGGCATCTTAGCCATTGGTTTTGCTGCTGGACTTGTATATCTTATTCGCACAATTGACTATACAAAACCAGGATTAAAAACAGCAGCACTTGAATGGATTATGTATGCGATTACTAGTTTAATTGGTTATATTGGTGTTGGCTATCTTTTTAGAATGTTTAATTACGAAGCGATTTTTACTTACATAAATGAACTAGATGTAGAAGCAGAAATGACTTATACGTTACCTGCATTAGTTGGTCCAAACGAAGGGCAGCTGCTAACAGATGGTCGAATGGATCCTTTATTTAATGTGTGGGCATCTATCCGAAGTGATGACTTAAATACGGTCATTTGGTCGTTTATTTCAGGAGCGGTTGTCTATTTCCTATTGCGCATTGTATTGCGTAAACGAATTGGACATGCGATCCAACCGTTATTAAAGTCGGTTAATCCTGAACAAGTTGATGAAGTCAGCTATCGTGCGATTGCCATTGGCTTCCCTGTGTTTGCATTAGGTGGCCTTGTTTTTGCGATGATTTGGGCGCAAATTGCCTGGACGAGATTTTGGGGTTGGGACCCTAAAGAAGTATGGGCATTAATTACGTTCTTATTTTATGCGGTATATTTACATTTACGATTATCAAATGGATGGCACGGAGAGAAATCAGCATGGCTATGTGTAATCGGATTTGCCATTATTATGTTTAACCTTGTTTTTGTAAACTTGGTGATAGTTGGTCTACATTCTTACGCTTAG